The following are from one region of the Flavobacteriales bacterium genome:
- a CDS encoding riboflavin synthase, with translation MFTGIIEGLGILKNIKNEGDNIHFTFECDFTNELKIDQSLAHNGVCLTIVDINNKQYTVTAIKETLDKTNLGLLTVGDEVNLERAMSACGRFDGHVVQGHVDQTATCKSVVANNGSWAFTFEYQPKEKTFVTVEKGSITINGVSLTVVDSKPNEFSVCIIPYTFENTVFKSIKRGSVINLEFDIVGKYVARLMNLN, from the coding sequence GGCATCTTAAAGAATATTAAAAACGAAGGTGATAACATTCATTTTACTTTTGAGTGTGATTTTACAAACGAATTAAAGATTGACCAAAGTTTGGCGCACAACGGTGTTTGTTTAACTATTGTTGATATTAACAATAAACAATATACTGTTACTGCAATTAAAGAAACTCTAGATAAAACCAATTTGGGGTTGTTAACCGTTGGTGATGAGGTTAATTTAGAAAGAGCTATGTCGGCATGTGGTAGATTTGATGGGCATGTGGTTCAGGGGCATGTTGACCAAACAGCAACGTGTAAAAGTGTTGTTGCTAACAATGGTAGTTGGGCCTTTACCTTTGAATATCAGCCTAAAGAAAAAACATTTGTTACCGTAGAAAAGGGCTCTATAACTATAAATGGGGTTAGTTTAACTGTTGTTGATTCGAAACCGAATGAATTTTCTGTTTGTATTATTCCTTATACTTTCGAAAACACTGTTTTTAAATCAATTAAAAGGGGTAGTGTAATAAACCTAGAGTTTGATATAGTTGGGAAATACGTTGCACGACTGATGAATCTTAACTAA
- a CDS encoding Na/Pi cotransporter family protein, translating to MEFGFVQVLTLIGALGFFIYGMKIMSEGIQKAAGSGLRKMLSMMTQNRFMGLFTGFIVTCIVQSSSATTVMTVSFVNAGLLTLVESAGVMLGANIGTTITSWLVALLGFKVSMSALSLPLLAIAVPMLFVKKSKIKYAGEFLLGFAILFWGLAELKDAVPDIKSNPEMLHFLGRYADTNFLSNVLFVLVGTLLTIVVQSSSATMALTQTLCFTGIIPYEAAIAMVLGENIGTTITAELASLPANVHAKRSARIHSLFNVIGVTWMVFVISFTPFLDLVSWFAVDVLGSVDPRLNIEGTPMGLAIFHTTFNLLNVTIMIWFLGWLVKVATKTVKSKGEFDEEYHLEHINTGITTTPDLSIFEAQKEIAKFGEITRRMNGFVRELLMEQDSKKLSTSLARIKKYEDITDKIETEVADYLTKISQGEMSEELSLKIRGMLRIITNLERVGDIYYQMSKTVERKHENKVWFTPEQRKNILDMFDVVEEALKNMCLNLNNNYDEVNIEKAKELEEAINNLRTMLRKEHFKNVEKGEYDFKSATAYSELFNALEKVGDHIINVSEGVKGIQ from the coding sequence ATGGAATTTGGTTTTGTACAAGTATTAACACTTATAGGTGCTCTTGGTTTTTTCATTTATGGAATGAAAATAATGAGCGAGGGTATTCAAAAAGCCGCTGGTAGTGGTTTAAGAAAAATGTTGAGCATGATGACTCAAAACCGATTTATGGGGTTGTTTACTGGTTTCATTGTAACCTGTATAGTTCAATCATCATCTGCTACAACCGTAATGACCGTAAGTTTTGTTAATGCAGGTTTATTAACATTAGTAGAGTCTGCGGGCGTTATGCTTGGAGCAAACATTGGAACTACCATTACCTCTTGGTTGGTAGCTTTATTAGGATTTAAGGTGTCAATGTCGGCACTTTCTCTTCCTTTATTGGCAATTGCAGTACCAATGCTTTTTGTAAAAAAATCGAAGATAAAATATGCCGGTGAATTTCTTTTAGGGTTTGCTATTTTATTTTGGGGATTGGCAGAACTAAAAGATGCTGTGCCTGATATTAAAAGTAACCCAGAAATGTTACATTTTTTAGGGAGATATGCCGATACAAATTTCTTAAGTAATGTGCTGTTTGTGTTAGTTGGAACATTATTAACCATTGTAGTTCAATCGTCTTCTGCAACAATGGCTTTAACACAAACGCTTTGTTTTACAGGAATTATTCCTTACGAGGCAGCAATAGCAATGGTTTTGGGTGAAAACATCGGGACAACCATTACCGCAGAACTAGCGTCGCTTCCAGCAAACGTTCACGCAAAACGTTCGGCACGCATCCATTCATTGTTTAATGTAATAGGAGTTACTTGGATGGTGTTTGTTATTTCTTTTACCCCATTTTTAGATTTAGTAAGCTGGTTTGCTGTTGATGTGTTAGGAAGTGTTGATCCAAGATTAAACATTGAAGGAACGCCAATGGGATTAGCAATATTCCACACCACTTTCAACTTATTAAATGTTACAATTATGATTTGGTTTTTAGGTTGGTTAGTTAAAGTTGCCACCAAAACAGTTAAATCTAAAGGGGAGTTTGACGAAGAGTATCACCTGGAACACATTAATACAGGAATAACCACAACTCCTGATTTATCCATATTTGAAGCCCAAAAAGAAATTGCAAAGTTTGGTGAAATAACTAGAAGAATGAACGGCTTTGTTCGTGAGTTGTTAATGGAGCAAGACTCAAAAAAACTAAGTACTTCATTAGCTAGAATTAAAAAGTATGAAGACATTACAGATAAGATAGAGACTGAAGTAGCTGATTATTTAACCAAAATTTCTCAAGGTGAAATGAGCGAGGAGCTTTCTCTTAAAATTAGAGGAATGTTAAGAATAATAACGAACTTGGAGCGTGTTGGAGACATCTATTATCAAATGTCGAAAACAGTAGAAAGAAAACATGAAAACAAAGTTTGGTTTACACCAGAGCAACGTAAAAACATTTTAGACATGTTTGATGTTGTTGAAGAGGCACTTAAAAACATGTGTTTGAATCTTAACAATAACTACGATGAAGTTAATATAGAAAAAGCCAAAGAATTGGAAGAAGCCATTAACAATCTTAGAACGATGTTACGAAAAGAACACTTTAAAAATGTTGAAAAAGGCGAGTACGACTTTAAGAGCGCAACAGCTTATAGCGAATTGTTTAATGCACTAGAAAAAGTGGGTGATCATATTATAAATGTTTCTGAAGGTGTAAAAGGTATTCAGTAA